One Leclercia pneumoniae genomic region harbors:
- the gspL gene encoding type II secretion system protein GspL — protein MKQVLFIRPDRDEGGKTGWCESGSQQVEMLDGPEALNTLADHPLAGRVCVLLSASEFIFRHFTLPKKIGANASAPFSWMAEETLIGDVDNLHWTVLGKKGREVDAVAIDASRLRQWLAPLYAAGLTPVQVLPDAWLLPATPGGSTVAVLEGEYWVRFLSGEASVLDAALLPLVLQRAGESVLHSYGALPAGLTAQGSLPWQHPLVLIQPQWQRCRVNLLHGAFSPKPRHLAAKKGMRTAMIAAGLLSLTLLLGPRAALAWKLVQQENQVQEDIVQLYQHYFPSLRHQTNIKYHFGQNLKKQSRGFFLQLDDLEAVKKAVPAMGIDVLEYDATHDTLTLSGSAQSPEALQAFVNQASTKFDFTLQPVSREAPYTAMFTGKYK, from the coding sequence ATGAAACAGGTGCTTTTTATTCGTCCCGACCGGGATGAGGGCGGAAAAACAGGGTGGTGCGAATCCGGAAGCCAGCAGGTGGAGATGCTGGATGGTCCGGAGGCGCTGAACACGCTGGCGGATCATCCTCTCGCCGGGCGCGTTTGCGTGTTGTTGTCTGCCAGCGAGTTTATTTTCCGCCACTTTACACTGCCGAAAAAAATCGGTGCCAACGCCTCCGCCCCTTTCTCCTGGATGGCCGAGGAGACCTTGATCGGCGACGTGGACAACCTTCACTGGACGGTGCTCGGGAAAAAGGGGCGCGAGGTGGATGCAGTGGCCATCGATGCGTCGCGGCTACGCCAGTGGCTGGCGCCGTTGTACGCGGCGGGGCTTACCCCCGTTCAGGTCTTGCCGGATGCCTGGCTGCTGCCGGCCACGCCGGGAGGCAGTACGGTGGCGGTACTGGAGGGCGAATACTGGGTCCGTTTCCTCTCAGGCGAGGCGTCGGTACTGGACGCAGCCTTGCTACCGCTGGTCTTACAGCGCGCGGGAGAGAGCGTGCTGCACAGTTATGGCGCGCTGCCTGCAGGGCTGACGGCGCAAGGATCCCTGCCCTGGCAACACCCTCTGGTGCTAATCCAGCCCCAGTGGCAACGCTGTCGGGTTAATTTGCTCCACGGAGCGTTTAGTCCGAAACCGCGTCACCTGGCCGCCAAAAAAGGGATGAGAACAGCGATGATCGCGGCGGGGTTGTTGTCCCTGACGCTTCTGTTAGGGCCGCGTGCCGCGCTGGCGTGGAAGCTGGTACAGCAGGAGAACCAGGTGCAGGAAGATATTGTGCAGCTCTATCAGCACTACTTCCCCAGCCTGCGCCATCAGACCAACATTAAATACCATTTTGGTCAGAATCTTAAAAAGCAGAGCCGGGGCTTCTTCCTCCAGCTCGACGACCTTGAAGCCGTTAAAAAGGCGGTGCCTGCGATGGGCATTGATGTGCTGGAGTACGACGCCACTCACGACACCCTGACCCTGAGCGGCAGTGCGCAATCGCCCGAGGCGCTGCAGGCCTTTGTGAACCAGGCAAGTACGAAATTTGATTTTACGCTGCAGCCTGTTTCAAGGGAGGCGCCCTATACCGCCATGTTCACCGGAAAATATAAATGA
- the gspM gene encoding type II secretion system protein GspM, protein MKERIAQLTCKYQNYSAREKAIIKLCGAALCCAAVYYMAMVPLDNIIQTAQLKLDRQKETLNWMRNEIDINHLQVQQIKTDNPRSVVENSAHEIELPLSNIRQEGQTLSFVVERVNIYVLKNWLREINITSGVRLEKMNLTPVDHLSDVKAEIQLTWRKAA, encoded by the coding sequence ATGAAAGAACGCATCGCGCAACTGACATGCAAATATCAAAATTATAGCGCCAGAGAGAAAGCGATAATAAAACTGTGTGGCGCGGCGCTGTGCTGTGCCGCTGTTTATTATATGGCAATGGTTCCCCTGGATAATATTATTCAAACCGCGCAGTTAAAACTCGACAGACAAAAGGAGACATTAAACTGGATGCGTAACGAAATCGATATTAATCATCTTCAGGTCCAGCAAATTAAAACGGACAATCCCCGCAGCGTGGTTGAAAACAGCGCCCACGAAATCGAGTTACCCCTCAGTAATATACGTCAGGAGGGGCAGACCCTCTCTTTTGTGGTCGAGCGGGTCAACATTTATGTGCTGAAAAACTGGCTGCGGGAGATCAATATCACCTCTGGCGTGCGGCTGGAGAAAATGAACCTTACTCCGGTCGATCACCTGAGCGATGTGAAGGCTGAAATTCAGTTAACCTGGCGAAAAGCCGCGTGA
- a CDS encoding glycosyl hydrolase family 18 protein, whose amino-acid sequence MKFIKPKYLALFVAAATSSAFAALPGTPSITTGNDKFALVQVDQTAQDYNNLIKVHKDGVDVKVEWTVWSGDAPTSAKVLLDGQTVWTGAGSTAGNATFKVKKGGRYQEQVQLCSDSGCSTSASKLIIVADTDGSHLLPMNTPLLENNKTFTQHTDKVVGAYFPEWGVYDRNFTADKIPVANINHLLYGFIPICGGDGINDSAKASGALEALKRACQGRPDYTVAIHDPWAALQKPQQGVTGWDEPYKGNYSQLMAMKKAHPDLKILPSVGGWTLSDPFFQMNNPELRARFVSSVKEFLQTWKVFDGVDIDWEFPGGGGENPGLGNPQTDKATYTALMHDLRQMLNELSAETGRTYELTTAIGAGGDKIEDVDYNTAQQYIDHIFLMSYDYYGGWSNTELGHQTALYGASWKPDTNYTTDNAVNAMLAQGVQPGKIVVGAAMYGRGWKGVHGYTGDNPFTGTATGPIAGSWEAGIIDYRDIVKNMLGKPGWEYKYDAAAEAPYLFNRSTGELVSYDDARSVKAKGNYVLNKNLGGLFAWSIESDNGDILNAMNESLVSGGSAPVDPVVTNHAPVASATDMNVTGPASVTLDGSASSDPDGDALTWKWTQVSGTAVTLANSTQAIANFNLPAVASDQTFVFRLTVTDAKGLSNAIDVQVVNKAPKANQAPIVNAMDPVTVEAGEAVSLHAQATDPDGDALTYSWSVPADMNATGTDTANVRITAPEVSNASTYTLSVIVSDGKTSVQSNVPVTVNPKAAPAPADEETTPSDEGTTPADEGTTPADEGTATGNCDAPVDANASQYAAWAANKVYNAGDTVSFDNLVRKAKYWTQGNQPGFGAQAWELVSQVKFNWRSDVVYNGGDTTTYEGNQYRAKWWTRGDKPGNSDVWVKTGPASDCN is encoded by the coding sequence ATGAAGTTTATTAAGCCAAAATATCTGGCCCTTTTTGTTGCGGCAGCAACCAGTTCGGCATTTGCCGCGCTGCCGGGTACGCCTTCAATTACCACCGGCAATGACAAATTTGCCCTGGTGCAAGTAGACCAGACGGCCCAGGATTACAATAACCTTATTAAAGTTCACAAAGATGGCGTTGACGTTAAAGTCGAATGGACCGTCTGGAGCGGCGATGCCCCTACCTCGGCCAAAGTGCTGCTCGATGGCCAGACGGTCTGGACAGGCGCGGGTAGCACCGCAGGTAACGCGACCTTCAAGGTCAAAAAAGGCGGACGCTATCAGGAGCAGGTGCAACTCTGTAGCGATAGCGGGTGTTCAACCAGCGCCAGCAAGCTGATTATCGTGGCCGATACCGACGGAAGTCATCTCCTGCCAATGAACACGCCGCTGCTGGAAAATAATAAAACGTTCACGCAGCACACCGACAAGGTGGTGGGCGCCTATTTCCCGGAATGGGGCGTGTATGACCGTAACTTTACCGCCGATAAAATCCCGGTGGCTAACATCAACCATCTCCTGTACGGCTTTATTCCTATCTGTGGCGGTGACGGCATCAACGACAGCGCCAAAGCGTCAGGGGCGCTGGAAGCGCTGAAACGCGCCTGTCAGGGACGCCCGGATTATACCGTGGCTATCCATGACCCCTGGGCGGCGCTGCAGAAGCCGCAGCAGGGCGTAACCGGCTGGGACGAGCCTTACAAAGGTAACTACAGTCAGCTGATGGCGATGAAAAAGGCGCATCCGGATCTGAAGATCCTGCCTTCCGTAGGCGGCTGGACGCTGTCCGATCCGTTCTTCCAGATGAACAACCCGGAACTGCGCGCCCGCTTCGTCTCCTCGGTTAAAGAGTTCCTGCAAACCTGGAAAGTGTTCGACGGCGTCGATATCGACTGGGAATTCCCGGGCGGCGGCGGCGAGAACCCAGGGCTGGGTAACCCACAGACTGATAAAGCCACCTACACCGCGCTGATGCACGATCTGCGTCAGATGCTGAACGAGCTGTCCGCTGAAACGGGCCGGACTTACGAGCTGACCACCGCGATCGGTGCGGGCGGCGATAAGATTGAAGACGTGGACTACAACACTGCGCAGCAGTATATCGACCACATCTTCCTGATGAGCTACGACTACTACGGCGGCTGGAGCAATACTGAACTGGGCCATCAGACGGCACTGTATGGTGCCTCCTGGAAGCCAGACACCAACTACACCACCGATAACGCGGTCAATGCGATGTTGGCTCAGGGCGTACAGCCAGGCAAAATCGTGGTCGGCGCGGCGATGTACGGTCGCGGCTGGAAAGGGGTGCACGGTTACACCGGCGATAACCCGTTCACCGGCACGGCAACAGGCCCTATTGCAGGCTCCTGGGAAGCGGGGATTATCGATTACCGCGACATCGTCAAGAATATGCTGGGCAAACCCGGCTGGGAATATAAGTACGACGCCGCGGCCGAGGCACCGTATCTGTTTAACCGCTCCACCGGCGAGCTGGTGAGCTACGACGATGCGCGCTCCGTCAAAGCGAAAGGCAACTACGTGCTGAATAAAAACCTCGGCGGGCTGTTCGCATGGTCCATCGAGTCTGATAACGGCGATATCCTGAATGCCATGAACGAAAGCCTGGTAAGCGGCGGCTCTGCGCCGGTGGATCCGGTGGTGACTAACCATGCGCCGGTAGCGTCAGCGACAGATATGAACGTGACGGGCCCGGCCTCCGTAACCCTGGACGGTTCTGCCTCTTCCGATCCGGATGGCGATGCGCTGACCTGGAAATGGACCCAGGTGTCCGGTACGGCGGTGACTCTGGCCAACAGCACTCAGGCGATTGCTAACTTCAATCTTCCGGCTGTCGCCAGCGATCAGACTTTCGTCTTCCGCCTGACCGTGACCGACGCCAAAGGGCTGAGCAACGCGATTGATGTGCAGGTGGTGAATAAAGCGCCTAAAGCCAACCAGGCGCCGATCGTCAATGCGATGGATCCGGTAACGGTTGAGGCGGGTGAAGCTGTCTCCCTGCATGCTCAGGCGACGGACCCGGATGGCGATGCGCTGACTTACAGCTGGAGCGTACCGGCAGATATGAATGCGACCGGAACAGATACCGCTAACGTGCGTATCACCGCCCCGGAAGTGAGCAATGCCTCGACCTATACCCTGAGCGTGATCGTTTCTGACGGGAAAACCAGCGTGCAGTCTAACGTCCCGGTGACGGTCAACCCGAAAGCGGCGCCAGCGCCAGCGGACGAAGAGACCACGCCATCTGACGAAGGAACCACACCGGCAGACGAAGGAACGACGCCAGCAGACGAAGGGACAGCGACCGGTAACTGCGACGCCCCCGTTGATGCTAACGCCAGCCAATATGCGGCCTGGGCAGCGAATAAAGTCTATAACGCCGGCGATACCGTCAGCTTCGACAACCTGGTGCGGAAAGCGAAGTACTGGACGCAGGGCAATCAGCCTGGATTCGGCGCACAGGCCTGGGAGCTGGTCAGCCAGGTGAAATTCAACTGGCGCTCTGATGTGGTCTATAACGGCGGCGACACCACCACGTACGAAGGTAATCAATACCGTGCGAAGTGGTGGACCCGCGGTGATAAACCGGGCAACAGCGATGTCTGGGTGAAAACCGGCCCGGCGTCAGATTGCAATTAA
- the iagB gene encoding type III secretion system invasion protein IagB, giving the protein MKTLLLIMLLVSQGAYANCWDKAAQAYHVDPYLLYAIAHVESGMNPWAIGKNADGTRDVGLMQINSIHFPALESRGISEYQLILEPCTSIMVGASILSGMIKVYGNNWEAVGAYNAGLKKENYPQRMLYARKVWQKYQQLKMPARHSWAPRPLLTHQRCSLP; this is encoded by the coding sequence ATGAAAACGTTACTGCTCATTATGCTCCTCGTCAGCCAGGGCGCTTACGCCAACTGCTGGGACAAAGCCGCACAGGCCTATCACGTCGATCCCTATCTCCTGTACGCCATTGCGCACGTCGAATCCGGGATGAATCCCTGGGCAATTGGCAAAAATGCCGACGGTACCCGGGATGTCGGCCTGATGCAGATCAACAGCATCCACTTTCCGGCGCTGGAGAGTCGGGGAATTAGCGAATACCAACTGATATTAGAGCCCTGCACCTCGATTATGGTCGGGGCCTCTATTTTGTCCGGCATGATTAAGGTGTATGGCAATAATTGGGAGGCGGTCGGGGCCTACAACGCCGGGTTAAAAAAAGAGAATTACCCGCAGCGGATGCTGTATGCCCGGAAAGTCTGGCAAAAATACCAGCAGTTAAAAATGCCTGCCCGCCATAGCTGGGCGCCGCGACCCTTGTTGACGCATCAGCGATGCAGTTTACCGTGA
- a CDS encoding NAD-dependent epimerase/dehydratase family protein — MKVLVTGATSGLGRNAVEFLRNKGISVRATGRNEAMGKLLQKMGAEFVHADLTELVSSQAKVMLAGIDTLWHCSSFTSPWGTQEAFDLANVRATRRLGEWAVAWGVRNFIHISSPSLYFDYHHHRDVKEDFRPQRYACEFARSKAASEEVIDLLAQSNPHTRFTVLRPQSLFGPHDKVFIPRLAQMMHHYGSVLLPRGGDALVDMTYYENAVHAMWLASQSSADALPSGRAYNITNGEPRSLRSIVQRLIDELNIHCRIRSVPYPMLDIIARSMERLGNKASKEPALTHYGVSKLNFDFTLDISRAERELGYAPVVTLDEGIVRTAAWLRDHGKLHR, encoded by the coding sequence ATGAAGGTACTGGTTACCGGCGCCACCAGCGGCTTAGGTCGAAATGCGGTCGAGTTTCTGCGCAACAAAGGCATTAGCGTCAGGGCCACCGGTCGCAACGAAGCGATGGGTAAACTGCTGCAGAAGATGGGGGCTGAGTTTGTCCATGCCGACCTGACGGAGCTGGTCTCCTCGCAGGCCAAAGTGATGCTGGCCGGAATTGACACCCTGTGGCACTGCTCCAGCTTTACCTCTCCGTGGGGCACGCAGGAAGCCTTCGATCTTGCTAACGTGCGCGCCACGCGTCGTCTGGGCGAGTGGGCCGTGGCCTGGGGCGTGCGTAACTTCATTCATATCTCTTCGCCGTCGCTCTATTTCGATTATCACCATCACCGGGATGTTAAAGAGGACTTTCGTCCTCAGCGCTACGCCTGCGAGTTTGCCCGCAGTAAAGCGGCCAGCGAAGAGGTGATCGATCTGTTGGCGCAGTCAAATCCCCATACCCGCTTTACGGTACTGCGTCCGCAAAGTCTCTTTGGGCCGCACGATAAGGTCTTTATCCCGCGCCTGGCGCAGATGATGCACCACTACGGCAGCGTGCTGCTGCCACGTGGCGGCGATGCGCTGGTGGATATGACCTATTACGAAAATGCCGTCCATGCCATGTGGCTGGCGAGTCAGAGCAGCGCCGACGCTCTCCCCTCCGGACGGGCCTATAACATCACCAACGGCGAGCCTCGCTCCTTACGCAGCATCGTACAGCGGCTGATAGACGAGCTAAATATTCACTGTCGGATCCGCTCCGTGCCCTACCCGATGCTGGATATCATTGCCCGCAGCATGGAGCGGCTTGGCAATAAAGCGTCGAAAGAGCCCGCCCTCACCCACTACGGCGTCTCTAAGCTGAACTTTGATTTTACGCTGGATATTAGCCGCGCCGAACGCGAGCTGGGGTATGCGCCCGTGGTGACGCTGGATGAGGGTATTGTGCGCACGGCCGCATGGCTGCGGGATCACGGTAAACTGCATCGCTGA
- a CDS encoding SDR family oxidoreductase, translating into MPQRILVLGASGYIGQHLVTALSTQGHRVLAVARSIERLQKQNLPGVSCHSVDLNWPKELSVLLEGVDTLYYLVHSMGEGGDFIAHERQVAMNVRDALLATPVRQIIFLSSLQAPEQEQSDHLRARQLTAETLRGANIPLTELRAGIIVGAGSAAFEVMRDMVYNLPVLTPPRWVRSRTTPIALENLLHYLVELLNHPAQRHRVLEAAGPEVLSYQQQFEHFMRVSGRHRPLIPIPFPTRWISVWFLNVITSVPPTTAKALIQGLKHDLLADDAALRALIPQPLIPFDDAVRNTLKEEEKLVNSSDWGFDAQAFARWRPEYGYFPKQAGCTVKTDASLSDLWAVVNQIGGKERYFFGNLLWQTRGALDLLVGHRLAKGRPARAMLEVGDAVDNWKVIIVEPEKQLALLFGMKAPGLGRLCFTLKDKGEHRELDVRAWWHPHGMPGLFYWLLMIPAHLFIFRGMAKRIARLAEKPQP; encoded by the coding sequence GTGCCACAACGAATTCTGGTGCTGGGCGCCAGCGGCTATATCGGCCAACACCTGGTCACGGCCCTCAGTACGCAGGGGCATCGGGTGCTGGCGGTGGCACGCAGCATTGAACGGCTGCAAAAACAGAACCTGCCGGGTGTCTCCTGCCATAGCGTCGATCTCAACTGGCCGAAAGAGTTGTCCGTGCTGCTGGAAGGAGTGGATACGCTCTATTATCTGGTGCACAGCATGGGCGAAGGGGGCGATTTTATTGCCCACGAGCGTCAGGTAGCGATGAACGTGCGCGATGCCCTGCTGGCGACGCCGGTCAGGCAGATTATTTTCCTCAGTTCATTACAGGCGCCGGAGCAGGAGCAGTCAGACCACCTGCGCGCACGCCAGCTCACCGCCGAGACCCTGCGCGGGGCGAATATTCCCCTTACCGAACTGCGGGCGGGGATTATCGTTGGGGCGGGCTCTGCCGCCTTCGAAGTGATGCGCGATATGGTCTATAACCTGCCGGTGCTCACGCCGCCGCGCTGGGTGCGCTCGCGTACCACGCCCATCGCGCTGGAAAATCTGCTGCACTATCTGGTGGAACTGCTTAACCATCCTGCGCAGCGCCACCGGGTTCTGGAGGCCGCCGGGCCAGAGGTGCTCAGCTATCAACAGCAGTTTGAACATTTTATGCGGGTGAGCGGTCGCCACCGGCCGCTGATCCCTATCCCCTTCCCGACCCGCTGGATTTCGGTGTGGTTTTTAAACGTCATCACCTCCGTGCCCCCGACAACCGCCAAAGCCTTGATTCAGGGGCTGAAGCACGATCTGCTGGCCGACGACGCTGCGCTGCGGGCGTTGATCCCCCAGCCGTTAATCCCGTTTGACGATGCGGTTCGCAATACGTTGAAAGAAGAAGAGAAACTGGTCAACTCCAGCGACTGGGGCTTTGATGCGCAGGCCTTTGCCCGCTGGCGGCCGGAGTATGGCTACTTCCCTAAACAGGCGGGCTGTACCGTGAAAACTGACGCCAGCCTTAGCGATCTGTGGGCGGTTGTGAATCAGATTGGCGGCAAAGAGCGCTATTTCTTTGGCAACCTGCTCTGGCAGACCCGCGGCGCGCTGGATCTGCTGGTGGGCCACCGGCTGGCGAAGGGCCGTCCGGCACGGGCGATGCTGGAGGTGGGCGACGCGGTAGATAATTGGAAAGTGATTATCGTTGAGCCGGAAAAGCAGCTGGCCTTACTCTTTGGTATGAAGGCCCCCGGGCTGGGGCGGCTGTGCTTTACCCTGAAGGACAAAGGCGAACACCGCGAGCTTGACGTCCGCGCCTGGTGGCACCCGCACGGCATGCCGGGTCTGTTCTACTGGCTGTTGATGATTCCGGCGCATCTGTTCATTTTTCGCGGCATGGCAAAACGTATTGCCCGCCTGGCGGAAAAACCTCAGCCCTGA
- the ltaE gene encoding low-specificity L-threonine aldolase: MIDLRSDTVTRPSRAMLEEMMAAPVGDDVYGDDPTVNELQRYAAELSGKEAALFLPTGTQANLVALLSHCERGEEYIVGQGAHNYLYEAGGAAVLGSIQPQPIDAAADGSLPLDKVAAKIKADDIHFARTKLLSLENTHNGKVLPREYLKAAWEFSRERGLGLHVDGARIFNAVVEYGCELKAITQYCDSFTICLSKGLGTPVGSLLVGDVQYIKRANRWRKMTGGGMRQAGILAAAGLYALKNNVQRLKEDHDNAAWMAAQLREIGADVMRHDTNMLFVRVGDERAAALGEYLKARGVLINASGVVRLVMHLDVSRAQLAEVVSHWQAFLQR, encoded by the coding sequence ATGATTGATTTACGTAGTGATACCGTTACCCGCCCGTCGCGCGCCATGCTCGAAGAGATGATGGCCGCCCCGGTCGGGGACGACGTCTACGGCGATGACCCCACCGTTAACGAACTCCAGCGCTACGCCGCTGAACTGAGCGGTAAAGAGGCTGCACTGTTCCTGCCTACGGGCACCCAGGCCAACCTGGTGGCCCTGCTTAGCCACTGCGAACGCGGCGAAGAGTACATTGTCGGCCAGGGGGCGCATAACTACCTGTACGAAGCCGGTGGTGCAGCGGTACTGGGCAGTATCCAGCCGCAGCCCATCGACGCTGCCGCCGACGGCTCCCTGCCGCTGGATAAAGTGGCGGCCAAAATCAAAGCCGACGACATCCATTTCGCCCGCACAAAACTGCTAAGCCTGGAAAATACCCATAACGGTAAAGTGCTGCCGCGCGAGTATCTCAAAGCGGCGTGGGAATTTAGCCGCGAGCGCGGGCTGGGCCTGCATGTGGATGGGGCGCGTATCTTCAACGCGGTGGTGGAATATGGCTGCGAACTGAAAGCCATCACCCAGTACTGCGACTCCTTCACCATCTGTCTCTCGAAAGGTCTCGGCACCCCCGTTGGCTCGCTGCTGGTAGGCGATGTCCAGTACATCAAACGGGCCAACCGCTGGCGCAAGATGACCGGCGGCGGGATGCGTCAGGCAGGGATCCTGGCGGCAGCGGGCTTGTACGCTCTGAAAAATAACGTCCAGCGCCTGAAAGAGGATCACGATAACGCCGCCTGGATGGCCGCGCAACTGCGCGAGATCGGGGCCGATGTGATGCGTCATGACACCAACATGCTGTTTGTGCGGGTGGGTGATGAGCGTGCCGCCGCGCTGGGCGAGTATCTGAAAGCCCGGGGGGTGCTGATCAACGCCTCCGGCGTGGTACGTCTGGTGATGCACCTTGACGTCAGTCGCGCTCAGCTCGCCGAGGTGGTAAGCCACTGGCAGGCCTTCCTACAGCGCTAA
- the poxB gene encoding ubiquinone-dependent pyruvate dehydrogenase, which produces MKQTVAAYVAKTLEQAGVKRIWGVTGDSLNGLSDSLNRMGTIDWMPTRHEEVAAFAAGAEAQLTGELAVCAGSCGPGNLHLINGLFDCHRNHVPVLAIAAHIPSSEIGSGYFQETHPQELFRECSHYCELVSSPEQIPQVLAIAMRKAILNRGVSVVVLPGDVALKPAPETASSHWYPAPLPVVTPAEEELKKLAQVLRYSSNIALMCGSGCAGAHDELLAFAEKLKAPIVHALRGKEHVEYDNPYDVGMTGLIGFSSGFHTMMNADTLILLGTQFPYRAFYPTDAKIIQIDINPGSIGAHSKVDMALVGDIKATLAALLPHLEEKTERKFLDKALSDYRDARKGLDDLAKPSDKAIHPQYLAQQISDLAAEDAIFTCDVGTPTVWAARYLKMNGKRRLLGSFNHGSMANAMPQALGAQATEPQRQVVAMCGDGGFSMLMGDFLSVVQMKLPVKIVVFNNSVLGFVAMEMKAGGYLTDGTELHDTNFARIAEACGIPGIRVEKASDVNEALTRAFAIDGPVLVDVVVAKEELAIPPQIKLEQAKGFSLYMLRAIISGRGDEVMELAKTNWLR; this is translated from the coding sequence ATGAAACAGACCGTGGCGGCATATGTTGCAAAAACGCTGGAACAGGCAGGGGTAAAACGCATCTGGGGGGTCACCGGCGACTCCCTCAATGGCTTGAGTGATAGCCTTAACCGCATGGGGACCATTGACTGGATGCCCACCCGCCATGAAGAGGTGGCCGCCTTTGCCGCCGGGGCAGAAGCACAGCTGACGGGAGAGCTCGCCGTGTGCGCTGGCTCCTGCGGACCGGGCAACCTGCACCTGATTAACGGTCTGTTTGACTGCCACCGTAACCACGTACCGGTGCTGGCCATCGCCGCTCACATCCCCTCAAGCGAAATCGGCAGCGGTTATTTCCAGGAGACTCATCCTCAGGAGCTGTTCCGGGAATGTAGCCACTACTGCGAACTGGTCTCCTCCCCAGAGCAGATCCCGCAGGTACTGGCCATCGCCATGCGCAAAGCGATTCTGAACCGTGGCGTTTCGGTAGTGGTGCTGCCGGGCGACGTGGCCCTGAAGCCCGCCCCAGAAACGGCCAGCAGCCACTGGTATCCTGCCCCGTTACCGGTGGTCACCCCGGCAGAAGAAGAGCTGAAAAAGCTGGCGCAGGTGTTGCGATACTCCAGCAATATCGCGCTGATGTGCGGCAGCGGCTGCGCGGGGGCGCATGATGAACTGCTGGCCTTTGCGGAAAAGCTAAAAGCGCCCATCGTCCATGCCCTGCGCGGGAAAGAGCATGTTGAGTATGACAACCCCTATGACGTGGGGATGACCGGCCTTATCGGCTTCTCATCCGGCTTCCACACGATGATGAATGCCGACACGCTGATCCTGCTGGGTACCCAGTTCCCTTATCGTGCCTTTTACCCCACCGACGCAAAAATCATTCAGATTGATATTAACCCCGGCAGCATCGGTGCCCACAGTAAGGTGGATATGGCCCTGGTGGGGGATATTAAAGCGACGCTCGCCGCGCTGCTGCCCCATCTGGAAGAGAAAACCGAGCGTAAGTTCCTCGATAAAGCGTTAAGCGACTATCGCGACGCCCGTAAAGGGCTGGACGATCTGGCGAAGCCGAGCGACAAAGCCATTCACCCGCAATATCTGGCGCAGCAGATCAGCGATCTCGCCGCCGAGGACGCGATTTTCACCTGTGATGTGGGCACGCCCACCGTCTGGGCCGCACGCTACCTGAAAATGAACGGCAAGCGTCGTCTGCTCGGCTCGTTTAACCACGGCTCGATGGCAAATGCCATGCCGCAGGCGCTGGGCGCCCAGGCGACCGAACCGCAGCGTCAGGTCGTGGCGATGTGCGGCGACGGTGGGTTTAGCATGCTGATGGGCGATTTCCTGTCGGTGGTACAGATGAAGCTGCCGGTCAAAATTGTGGTCTTTAACAACAGCGTGCTGGGTTTTGTGGCGATGGAGATGAAGGCCGGGGGATATCTGACCGACGGCACCGAACTGCATGACACCAACTTTGCCCGTATCGCCGAAGCCTGCGGTATCCCCGGGATCCGCGTCGAAAAGGCCTCCGACGTCAACGAGGCGCTTACGCGCGCGTTCGCTATCGACGGCCCGGTGCTGGTGGATGTGGTCGTCGCCAAAGAGGAGTTGGCGATCCCGCCGCAAATCAAGCTGGAGCAGGCGAAAGGTTTCAGCCTGTATATGCTGAGGGCGATTATTAGTGGTCGCGGCGACGAGGTGATGGAGCTAGCCAAAACCAACTGGCTCAGGTAA
- a CDS encoding DoxX family protein, whose translation MVKSLLIAVNKTLTHDDMGKLLLRLAVGGLMLFHGLHKLFGGVEGISGMLVAKGLPGFIAYGVLVGEVVAPILIILGILTRPAALVLAFTMVVAWLMVGTGKTLALDAVGAWAIESLVYFFVGALAVALLGAGRYALASHPAWK comes from the coding sequence ATGGTTAAATCATTGTTAATTGCTGTTAATAAAACGCTAACACACGACGATATGGGCAAGCTGTTGTTACGCCTTGCCGTGGGCGGGTTAATGCTCTTTCACGGCCTGCATAAGCTTTTCGGTGGCGTGGAGGGTATTAGCGGCATGTTGGTCGCTAAAGGTTTACCGGGATTTATCGCTTACGGGGTGTTGGTGGGGGAGGTGGTGGCACCGATCCTGATTATTCTGGGGATCCTGACTCGACCGGCGGCGCTGGTTCTGGCATTTACTATGGTCGTCGCGTGGCTAATGGTGGGAACAGGCAAAACCTTAGCGCTGGATGCGGTAGGGGCCTGGGCCATTGAAAGCCTGGTCTACTTCTTCGTGGGGGCACTGGCGGTAGCGCTGTTGGGAGCGGGTCGTTACGCCCTGGCAAGCCATCCGGCGTGGAAATGA